The Candidatus Effluviviaceae Genus I sp. genome segment ACCTCGCGGATGACCGCGTTCGAGGCCGCGTTGTGGCAGGCCATGATGGAGCGGCCGAGGAGGGTGCGGCCCTCCTCGTAATGGCGCTCCGCGGCCTTGTTGATGTAGCGGACCGTGTGGGTCGTGTCCACGAACACGACCGGGTCCTTGAGGCTGTCGAGAAGAGCGGAGAGAACGGCTGGATCGTCCGGCATGGGAACCCCTTCCGCGCGAGCGCGCCTGGGTGTGTGATGCATGCCGCGCCCGGCAGGAGGGGCGGCGTCGCCATGCTACCACGGCGCCGCCCGCGGCAACAGCGCCGCCGTCACTCGCGTCCGCTCGACCTCGAGCATCGCCTCGGGCGTGACGGACACCGTCCTGCGTGTCATACGTGCTCTTCCGTCCTCCAGGGTCCGCCGGGAGACCAGACCGACCGCGCTCGTGTGCCGCGCCGGAGGTCTTCCAGAACGGGGGAGAGAAACGCGTCCAGCACGGACGCTATCCCGCTCCAGGACTCGTCCGGGAGAGTCAGACCGGCCCGGCGGGCGAACGCCCTCACCTGCGCCGGACGCGATGGGTTCCGCCAGTAGTCGGGCGTGAGGGCGAGCGGCTTCTCAGGTGGTATCGGCGTCCTGCGCTGCGCGAAGGTCCTCCCGACGGCTTCGGAAAGGGTCATGCGCTCGAACTCGAAGTGCATTGCCAGGTGGTGGACATCGAAGAAGTCCCTGATGCGGCTGTTGCGGTCCCCGAGCACGACCATCGCCTCGAACTTCTCCGCAACGACCGCCTCTCGTGGGTACGCGAGGATGCGGGGAGCCGGGGAGTCGAGGAGGACGGGGTACGCGCACGGCTGCGCCGCCGGCCACACGGCGTCCCCAACACCCAGGTCAATGCGCAGCGTGAAGCGTGCGCTGCCGCAGCGCGCGGGCAGGATGACCCTCGTTCCGGCGTACTCGTCCTCCGGACGAATGGCCTCGGTGGTCATCGCACCGACGTCGAACACGATGCCGTCCGCCTCCACGCCGGCAGAGCAGATGGCACGGATGTCCTCCAGAATGGACTCGGGAGTGGCGTCACCCAGCCGCAGGAGGTCCAGGTCCCTGGTGGAGCGGTAGGGACGATCGGACCAGACCCGAAGCAGCATGGCACCCTTGAGCACGAACCTGTCCCGAACGGGCGAGCGGCCCAGCCGGTAGAGGAACCGCTCGAAGCAGTAGCTCGTGAACAGCGTGTGGTAGTCGTCCCCGGTCCGCTTCGCCAGATTCAGCAGCCGCGCTGCGATCGAGGCCGGGAGATCGCGCTTCTCGTTTGTCATGCGATCGAGTCGAGATAGGGCTGCATCACGCGGGTCACACGACAGACCTTGGCGAAGTAGGCCAGCTGGGTGGCGCCGCCGCGGTGGCGCCGGCTGTACTCGCGCAGTGCCTCCACCGCCACGTCGACTCCGACCTTGCCGCGGTACTTGAAGCAGTCGGCGACGGTCTTCGCGGGCGAGTAGACGCGCACCTCGACACCCTCCAGCCGATGCTTCTCGATGCCCTCGGTCAGGGCAGGCCCGGAGAATCGCGCCACACGGAGCCGCGGGTAGTCGAGGCGCGGCCTTCGTGCCTTCGGGGGCAGGGCGATCCACACTTCGGGGGGAGATTGAGTGCTGAGCTCATGAAAGCGGAGGGCCGTGAGCAG includes the following:
- a CDS encoding PAS domain-containing protein, coding for MPDDPAVLSALLDSLKDPVVFVDTTHTVRYINKAAERHYEEGRTLLGRSIMACHNAASNAVIREVFAALQAGEDERLITDSPKHRIYMRAVRDADGALIGYYERYEPPAQTLKQEE
- a CDS encoding nucleotidyl transferase AbiEii/AbiGii toxin family protein; its protein translation is MTNEKRDLPASIAARLLNLAKRTGDDYHTLFTSYCFERFLYRLGRSPVRDRFVLKGAMLLRVWSDRPYRSTRDLDLLRLGDATPESILEDIRAICSAGVEADGIVFDVGAMTTEAIRPEDEYAGTRVILPARCGSARFTLRIDLGVGDAVWPAAQPCAYPVLLDSPAPRILAYPREAVVAEKFEAMVVLGDRNSRIRDFFDVHHLAMHFEFERMTLSEAVGRTFAQRRTPIPPEKPLALTPDYWRNPSRPAQVRAFARRAGLTLPDESWSGIASVLDAFLSPVLEDLRRGTRARSVWSPGGPWRTEEHV
- a CDS encoding type IV toxin-antitoxin system AbiEi family antitoxin domain-containing protein, with protein sequence MRRRTDKQAAALIERLGIVRPSDLERRGVPRGQLYRLVRSGAVVRQARGIYVAGGHPRTAEHTLAQVARRVPGGVLCLLTALRFHELSTQSPPEVWIALPPKARRPRLDYPRLRVARFSGPALTEGIEKHRLEGVEVRVYSPAKTVADCFKYRGKVGVDVAVEALREYSRRHRGGATQLAYFAKVCRVTRVMQPYLDSIA